GATCGGCAGCGGTCATGGTTCAGCCCATCGGTCAGCCGGTTTCCAGCGATACGCCCGTACGGCGAAGGGGTGCCCGATCCGGACATCGCTGCAACAAAACCGCGACGGTAGCACAAAATGGTGCCGGCACGTAGAAGTCGGGCGCCAGATCGGCCCAGGGTTGCAGCACGAACCGCCGCCCAGCCAACCGCGGATGTGGCAACATCAGGCGGTTGTCGTAACGCACCAGGGCATCCCAGGCCAGTACGTCCAGGTCCAGCGTACGGGGCGCCCAGCGCCCCATACGCACACGTCCGGCAGCTGCTTCCACCTGGCCACACAGCTCCAGAAAGGCCTCGGGGGCCAGGTACGTACGCAACCACACCACAGCATTCAGATAGTCCGGTTGCACTTGCCCGGGCAGTACATGCGCTGCAGTTTCATACACCGGCGACACCGCTACCACCTGCACAGCTGGATGTCTGCGCAGGATCGCTACCGCCTGACGCAGGTAGGCAGCCCGATCCCCCAGGTTCGAACCCAGTCCCAGAAAAACCGAAGCCGGCAACCGGTCGGGCAGGCAC
This portion of the Rhodothermus sp. genome encodes:
- the folK gene encoding 2-amino-4-hydroxy-6-hydroxymethyldihydropteridine diphosphokinase — its product is MTACLPDRLPASVFLGLGSNLGDRAAYLRQAVAILRRHPAVQVVAVSPVYETAAHVLPGQVQPDYLNAVVWLRTYLAPEAFLELCGQVEAAAGRVRMGRWAPRTLDLDVLAWDALVRYDNRLMLPHPRLAGRRFVLQPWADLAPDFYVPAPFCATVAVLLQRCPDRAPLRRTGVSLETG